The Rattus rattus isolate New Zealand chromosome X, Rrattus_CSIRO_v1, whole genome shotgun sequence genome has a window encoding:
- the LOC116888816 gene encoding LOW QUALITY PROTEIN: nucleosome assembly protein 1-like 3 (The sequence of the model RefSeq protein was modified relative to this genomic sequence to represent the inferred CDS: deleted 1 base in 1 codon) — translation MAEADPKMVTEPAAQGVAEEAMASSACDSGDESDSNSSSSTTSASTGSSSSSSSSSSSSSSSGSSGSSSNGRHLHQRKRVPGPSRRAQRRPSGKLFMDKLPQAVRNRVQALRNIQNECDKVDTLFLRAIHDLERKYAELNKPLYDKRFQIINAEYEPTEEECEWNSEEEFSGDEEMQDDTPNEMPPLEGEEEEEIGKEKTEVKEEVKDVPEEVPEAKVEEEAPKETSEVKTEEKEIPKEGPEEKAEEQESSKEFPEVKVEEKTDSTDCIDIAPEEKEDLKDVTQANAEYNDQPTEDSTPRAPVREAQKRVPETRPEERVNIKRARKGKPKKEDPPRGIPDYWLTVLKNVDKLGPMIQKCDEPILKFLSDVSLKFSNPGQPISYTFEFHFLPNPYFRNELLMKTYIIRSKPDHYDPFFAWGWEIEECKGCKIDWRRGKDVTVTTRSRPAITGEIEVQPRVVPNASFFNFFSPPEIPLIGKLEPKEDAILDEDFEIGQILHDNVVLKSIYYFTGEINDPYYHDFRDYGNRKYYK, via the exons ATGGCAGAAGCGGATCCTAAAATGGTCACAGAACCTGCTGCCCAAGGGGTTGCTGAAGAGGCGATGGCTAGCTCAGCTTGTGATTCTGGGGACGAATCTGACAGCAATAGCTCTAGCAGTACCACTAGT GCAAGCaccggcagcagcagcagcagcagtagtagcagcagcagcagcagcagtagtggtagcagtggcagcagcagcaatggcagACACTTACACCAAAGGAAGAGGGTACCTGGGCCTTCGAGAAGGGCCCAGCGACGTCCCTCCGGGAAACTGTTCATGGATAAGCTGCCCCAAGCAGTAAGAAATCGGGTGCAGGCACTCAGAAATATTCAGAATGAGTGTGACAAAGTGGACACTTTGTTCTTAAGGGCAATTCATGATCTTGAAAGAAAGTATGCTGAACTCAATAAGCCCTTATATGATAAGCGTTTTCAGATCATAAATGCAGAATATGAGCCCACTGAAGAAGAATGTGAATGGAATTCAGAAGAAGAGTTCAGTGGTGATGAGGAAATGCAGGATGACACACCTAATGAAATGCCACCCTtagagggtgaggaggaagaagaaattggcaaagaaaaaacTGAAGTGAAAGAAGAAGTAAAAGATGTTCCAGAAGAAGTTCCTGAGGCAAAAGTTGAAGAGGAGGCTCCCAAAGAAACTTCTGAGgtgaaaactgaagaaaaagaaattccaaaaGAAGGTCCCGAAGAAAAAGCTGAAGAACAGGAATCCTCTAAAGAATTTCCTGAGGTAAAAGTTGAAGAAAAAACAGACTCTACAGATTGTATAGACATAGctcctgaagaaaaagaagacctCAAAGATGTTACCCAGGCAAATGCAGAATATAATGATCAGCCTACAGAAGACTCTACACCAAGGGCTCCAGTAAGAGAGGCTCAAAAAAGAGTTCCTGAGACAAGGCCTGAAGAAAGAGTCAATATTAAAAGGGCTCGAAagggaaaacctaagaaagaagaTCCACCTAGAGGTATTCCTGACTACTGGCTGACTGTTTTAAAGAATGTTGATAAGCTTGGGCCTATGATTCAAAAGTGTGATGAACCCATTTTGAAGTTCTTATCTGATGTTAGCCTGAAGTTCTCAAACCCTGGCCAGCCTATAAGTTACacttttgaatttcattttcttcctaacCCATACTTCAGAAATGAGCTCCTGATGAAGACATACATAATAAGGTCAAAACCAGATCACTATGACCCTTTCTTCGCTTGGGGATGGGAAATTGAAGAGTGTAAAGGCTGCAAAATAGATTGGAGACGAGGAAAAGATGTTACAGTGACAACCAGGAGTCGCCCAGCTATTACAGGGGAAATTGAAGTCCAGCCAAGAGTGGTTCCTAATGCatccttcttcaatttcttcagtccTCCTGAGATTCCTTTGATTGGGAAGCTGGAACCAAAAGAAGATGCTATCCTTGATGAGGACTTTGAGATTGGTCAAATTTTGCATGATAATGTCGTCTTGAAGTCAATCTATTACTTCACAGGAGAAATCAATGATCCCTACTACCATGATTTCAGGGATTATGGAAACAGGAAGTACTACAAGTAA